Genomic segment of Dehalogenimonas alkenigignens:
CCGGAACCGATTCCAGAGATTGTCACTGCTGAGATGTCAGAACTGACACAAAAAGCCGTGGACGAAACCGCGAACTATATCGAAACTGTTTTTTTCGGGCATAAATGACTCAACCTGAAGCTCAGGCACAGGAACGCAAACGAACTCAGTGAAGCACAACCGCAGACCGTGGTTGTGAATCCGCCATACCCTGTCAGGCGTTATCGTCCGACCAATTCTGCATTATACGCTTGATGCGCTCGGCCAACTTGGGGCTGGAGCGCAGGCGCTGGATAAAGACCGGGCAAGCCTCGACCATGGAGTTTTGTACCGCCTGAGCCATACTGCCGATTAGGTTCTGCATGTTACTGTCGTCCTGGGCGGTGAAAGTGACACCTTGCTGGGCTTCCATCTGCCGCCGGATGTCATCGGCAGTGAAACGCATCGGCACCGTACAGGACTTGAACCACTGACATTCACGGCACTGGGCTATATTGTTGGCCTCCCGGAGTATATCGTCAGTCATTTCATTCTCTCACGATGTAACACCATTGATAGCGGCGTTTTTGAATGGATTCATCCTCTCCTCCGTATTATACAATATCCCTCAATCGATTTTCCCAATAGCCTGAGCAAGTTCGTTAGCGCTGTGAAAAGCTCCGGTCTTGATCTTAACGATTTGTCCTTTACTGTCGATAAAAACAGTAGTTGGTGTATATCTAATCCCGTATTTTTCAGCCACCGAAGCGTTGACGTCGCGGAGCACGGTAAAGGAATAGGTGTTCGATGCCATGAACGAATTAAGCACGGCCTCTGAATCGCGTATGGCTACGGTAAGGATGGCGGCACCGGTGTCATCCCTTTCATGCACCGCCTGAAAATAGGGCAGTTCTTCTATACACGGCGGGCAACTCAGCTGCCAGAAGTTGATGATCAATGGCTTTCCAATAAAATCAGATAGTGACACCGGTTTGCCGGTCAAGTTTTCCAAAGTGAATGCGGGAGCCTCAGTACTTGAGGAGCAGCCTGGAATGGCCAGCAGAACCACAATGCACAGCAAGCCCGCAAAGCATCGATTCAATACTTGTTGAACCATAAACCTCCTCATTATATAGTGATCAGGTTCAGATTACCGGTGAGAATCAGTGCCCCGACTGTAATAAGGGCAATGCCGCCCAGGATATAGAACCAGATGGTGAAACGGATTATACGCCGCAGAATTGGTAACGCAGAGCCAAGTGCCAGCCCGATGATCAGGAACGGGATACCCAGCCCGAGTGAATAGACCAACAATAATGAGCTGCCCTGCCATACGGTCTCGCTGGCCAGGGACAGCGTCAGGATGCTACCCAGGATGGGGCTGACGCAGGGCGTCAAGGCGAAAGTGAAAGCAGCGCCGGTGAGAAAAGAACGTGCATAGCCTTCTTTTACTGCTGGGAAATGTAGCCGTTTCTCGAAATTGAGTTGGGGGAATCGGGCGGCTAACAGCATGGAAATTCCAAGCAAGACCAGGATTGATCCAGTACCCCACCGTACAGCGACTGAATCCGGGCTGATGAATGTTCCGGTTAAACCAGCTAGTGCTCCTAAACCGGCGAAAATAACAGTAAATCCAAGGACGAAGCTCAACGAGTGAAGAAAGAACCTTGACCTCTTTATTGAAGAAACCTTCTCAGGATCCAGGAAGTCAGTCCCAGCCAACGCAGACAGATAAACCGGCACCATCGGAAGAACACACGGCGATAAGAACGAAAGTATGCCACCGCCCAAGGCAGTCAAAATATCTACGTTCTCCATGGGGTGACTCTCATTATAACATAGTGAAAACTTCATCCTTGGCGTGCGCAGTTTGCCTTTCGTTTGTCATGCTTTCATGTATCCAGGATGACAGGTGATGTTTGTTCGTGTATACTTCCATAACTGCTCAATAGTGTCCTTGTGTTGGGAGGATTCAAAGATTTGAAGGTTTATCACATAGCATATGAGCCATCGTATGAATCGGTGGATATCCACATCTGGACCAAGTGTACGCTGGATTGCCGGGCGTGTTACACAAACTGGGAACTCTATGATTTCAGTCTTTACGATGACGCAACCACAGAGATTATGAACCGGGAGCGCCAGACGCCTCCCGATAAATTCCTCACATATGACGAGGTGATTAATCTTCTCACCCCCCTTAAGATTAAGTATGCGGTATTCATGGGTACAGAAGCGGCGCTGGATCCCGAGTTACCCAGGCTTACAAAAGAGCTTCATGAGAAGTGGCATTCATATAACATCCTGCTTACAAATGGGATCGTGATGCCCGACTTGACCGATATCGATCAAGTAATTTTTAGTATCAAGGCTTTTTCCGAAGACATTTATCGAAAATATACCGGGCGCAACAATAAATCAGCGTTGAAGAACTTCGCCGAAATCGCCCGCATGGGCAAGAACCTGCACGCAGAAGTAGTCCTGATACCAGAACTTATTGAAGCCGAAGAAATTGAAAAAGTTGCTGAATTTGTAGCCTCTATTGATCCAAATATCCCCTTCCGAATCGATGCATATTTTCCTGTTCCGGAATGCCCGTGGCGGGCTGCTTCGAATGCCGAAGTGGAATATGCCGCTGAATTAGCTAAGAAGCACATGAAGCAGGTGACAATCCTCACATTGGATATGAAGCGGATCGGCGATAAAGCGGTACGCATTTTTTAGGTACAGTACCCGAACCATGAAAAGCGTGGAGGCATGATAACACGTGCCTCCACGCTTTTTTAGAGAGTTAATTTTTCTTCGACTTCCTTGACAGCTGATCATAAGCAGCGTATCATTGTAATCAAGTACACAGAATTGTAGTTAAGACAAATTGTTTATCAACCGGTTAGCGTGAATGATTCAATCATGTGAACCAGAGCAGTTCGAAAACGTTTCGAACTAACGGGTGCAAGTCCGGTGAAAGTCCGGCACAGTACCGCCTGCTGTTACTTCGATGTACTCGAAGGAGTCAGAACCCCGGCTCTGGGCAAAGGTCTCTCCGCGGATGAAGGAGGCAGGAAATGTTTAACACAGAATAAGAAAACTTGTCGGTACTGAGTGTAGATGATTTTAGAAATATATGAGGGAATAAATGTTCATGGGTAAGATATTTTCTAAACGACTTAAGGAAAAAAGAATCAGGGTTGGTCTCATCCTAATCTCCATTATCCTTGCACTGGGTATTTTACCGGGATGCGCAGAACCCGGCAGCGCAACAACACCTTCAACTACCCCTGCGACCCAAGAACCAGCCGTTGTATACCCTTTGACCATAAAAGATGGAACTCGCGATTCGAAGGGAGTGACAGTCGGACGCGAGATGACTTTCACGAGCGCCCCACAGCGCATCGTTTCACTAGCCCCTTCAAATACGGAGATTGTCTATGCGCTTGGACTCGGTGATAAACTTGTAGGCAACACCACATACTGCGATTATCCTGAAGCGGCTAAGAGTGTCGCTAAAGTCGGCGGTTATTCTACCGCGGAAGTGGAGAAGATCGTTGCTCTAAAGCCTGATTTGATTCTGGCGGCAAATATTCATGCAGCCAAGGTTGTGCCACAGTTGATCAGCCTTAATCTTCCGGTCTTCGTCGTCGATCCCAGGAGTCTGCAGGACGTCCTCGATTCCATTACCCTTGTTGGCAAGGTAACGAATGTTCAAGCTAAAGCGGCCAATGTTGTTAAAACCATGAACGATAGGATAAACGCGGTCAAAGCCAAGACTGCAACTCTACCCGATGCTGAAAGAGTACGTACACTGATGCTGATTTGGCATGACCCACCGATGACCGTTGGCCCAAACACCTTTATGTTCGAACTTATCCAACTGGCAGGGGGTACATCAGTCTCCAAAGGTATGGCAGATGGTTTTCCGACGATGGGGCTTGAATCGATTATCTCAGCCGATCCACAAGTGGTTATCACCACTGGAATGGGCGGAGCTGAGAATCTGACATTACAGTACATCAAGAATGAGCCAAGGCTAAAAGATATCCCTGCTCGCAAGGACGGTCGGGTTTATGAGGTTAACCAGGACTGGACGAACCGTATGGGGCCGCGTGTCGTCGATGGTCTGGAAGCTATGGCAAAATTGATCCATCCGGAACTATTCAAGTGAATGACATAGCTGGATGACCATCTTTGAAGTGGCCATCCAACCCCTCCGGGAGTATGATGGTTTCTAGCGAGTCGGCCGGCATAAAAGAAAAGATTAATTCCCCAACACTGGCCGTGAAATGGCGCACCCGCCTGATCAGTATGGGAATTCTGTTGGGCGGATTATTACTACTCGCGGCGTTCGCCACTACTATCGGCAGCGTCAAAATTCCTCTTGGTACTACATTCGGTATTCTTCTCGACAAACTTCCGTTCATTAATATTGACCAGACCTGGTCCGATTCGACGGCGACCATCATCAGCCAGATTCGTTTACCCAGGGTAATACTCGCCGGGGTCGTCGGAATCGCTTTATCGGTGGCCGGAGCGACCTATCAAGGGCTTTTCCGAAATCCTCTTGCCGACCCTTACCTGATTGGAGTAGCTCAAGGAGCAGCTCTTGGCGCCGCAGTCGGCTTTGTAATACCAACGGTCTTTCCCGGTCTAGAGTTCAGCATTGTTCCAATTTTTGCCGCTTTGGGCGCTTTGATCACGGTGCTGATCGTCTATACCCTGGCTCGCGTTGGCGCAGCGATTCCCGTAACGACGTTAATTTTAGCCGGCGTCGCTGTCGGTTCGCTTCTAATGGCATTGGTGTCATATGTCATCACTATCAGCGGCGATAAAATCCAGGGAATTGTTTTTTGGATGATGGGGAGTTTTTCGCTGTCCCAATGGAGTGAAGTCCAAATAGCTTTGCCAGTAGTTATCACCGGCAGCGCTTTTATCTTCCTGTTCGCGCGCTCTTTAAACATAATCCAGCTTGGTGAAGATCAGGCAAAACAGCTTGGAGTGGACGTCGAGAAGCTAAAGTTGCTACTACTAACCGCGGCGACTCTAATTACCGCGGCGGCGGTGTCTTTTGTCGGCATCATCGGCTTTGTCGGCATTATTATTCCTCATGCTGTACGTCTGATTTGGGGAGCCGATTACCGTTTTTTACTGCCTTTTTCGGCTCTTGTGGGGGCTATATTTCTAATCACTACCGATATTATCTCCCGGACCATAGCGCCATCTGAAATACCAATAGGCATTATCACAGCATTATGCGGCGCCCCATTTTTCCTCTATCTATTACGAAAACGGACCCAGGTGCTTTTCTAAGATGAAAACTCTTGAAGCTCATAACCTGACTTTAGCTTATGGAACTAAGGAAGTTGTCCATAATATGAGCTTCCAAGCAGTTCCTGGCGAAATGGTCGGCCTAGTTGGACCGAATGGCTCCGGCAAATCCACCATAATCAAAGCATTGTGCCGTGTTCTTAACCCCAGAGAAGGCTGGGTAAAAGCGAATGGGCACGATATCGCTAAAATGCACCGGCGAGAAATGGCTAAACTAATCAGCGTTGTGCCCCAGACACCAGTACTTCCGAGCGCCTTCACCGCCTTTGAAATCGTACTTATGGGCCGCAATCCTCACCTTGGGACGTTCCAATATGAAAGTAGCCGCGACCTATCCATTGCGTGGCAGGCAATGGAACGTTGCGGTGTACAGCAGTTTGCCGACCGCCGTATTTCTGAACTTTCCGGCGGAGAAATCCAATCTGTAGTCATCGCTCGAGCGTTAGCCCAGGAAACTGAATGTATTCTGCTTGACGAGCCTACAGCTAATTTGGATATTGGGCGTCAAATTGAAGTGCTCGATCTACTGAAAGAAGAATGTCATAGAAGGAACCTTACCGTCATCGCGGCAATTCATGATCTGAATTTAGCCGCCCATTATTGCGAAAAACTGGTACTTATCAAAAAAGGAACACTCTTCGCTTTCGGTACCCCCCAGGAGGTAATTACTACGGATAATATCTGTCAGGTCTACGGTCAGGGCAGCTACGTTCATACTCACCCATTGTCCGGCCTGCCGGCAGTTTTACCCAAGGTCAGTAATCTCAAGGACAACAATAAATGCGCGATTTAGAGAGCACATAAATGACATCTGAGAACCAAAACGAAATCATAGGCTGCTTCCACGGCATCACTGCCGAGATAATTCATCATCATGCCTGGGGAGTATCATCCAACGCTTTACTTCTTCACCTCCCCGAACCCGCGAGAACGCTCTCCGGACTCCAGGGCTACCGTAAAGTATCCGTGGTAGCTAACTATCATATACCACAACCGCTCTGGACGAAGCTGCATGATCCAGCGGCGGATTGGAGGGGATATTTTCGCCAGGTCTTGAAAGCCAACTCCTGCGGCAATAATCTGTCGTTGGACAACGCTACAATTCTATCCACCGGCGTCACCATGGAGCATTTAGCCTGGAGCGAGGCTACAGATGGTGATCTCTGGGCTTTGGCATTTGTTACCGCTGGAGTTGAAGGAAATGCCCTGAGAGTCGGCGTTGACTGCGGCCGCCACCATAACCCGGTGAGTACCATCAACACTATCGTTTTCTGCAGCACCGAATTGACCCAGGCGGCAATGGCTGCTTCTTTCATCACGATCACAGAAGCTAAAGTGGTTGCATTGGAAGACCTGGGAATACGCAGCAGTTATACCCCGACTCTTCAAGCCACCGGCACCGGCACTGACCAAATTGTTACGGTTTCAGGCAAAACGGAAAAGTGTACATATGTCAGTGGACATACTAAAATAGGCGCACTGATGGCCCGGGCGGTGACCGCCGCCACTAAAGAAGCGATCGCCAAGCGTCGCAAGGCATTGTGCAGCTAGGAGTCCTCATTGGACATAATCCTCATCTTGCTGGTGGCTCTTCTTGTTGAGTTCGCCATCGGCGATCCGCCTAACGCCATCCACCCGACCGCTTGGTTCGGCAAGGTCATATACCTCTTCGAGAGATTCGGCCTTCGGGGCGGTAAAACCTACCAGTTTGTTTACGGCACGGCGGCAACGTTGTTATTGGCAGCTGTCGTAGCCGCGGCAGCCTGGCTTCTGGCCGACTGGCTGAGAGACATTAATTACGCCCTTTATATTATTGCCAGCGGTGTCCTGCTCAAGATGACCTTCAGTTTCGTCTATCTCCGTAAGACGGCGCTTCATATCAAGCGGCTGATCGAAAATGACGAGACGCTAGATAAGGCTCGCTTCGAGCTTCGGGCGTTGGTCTCCCGTGACACCTCGAAACTGCCGCGGCCGTATTTGGTCTCGGCCACAGTCGAATCCGTCTCGGAGAGCCTGTGCGACAGCCTGGTGTCGCCGCTGTTTTTTTTCGTAGTAGGCAGCCTTTTCGGAACGTTCGGTCTGGCGGCGGCTTTCGGCTTCCGGGTTGTTTCCACCTTCGACAGCATGATCGGCTACCATGGCAAATACGAATATTTCGGCAAGTTCCCGGCACGGCTGGACGACGTCCTGAACTATATTCCGGCGCGGCTATCGGCGTTAGTCATCATCGCCGGTGCCTGGCTGACCAAGATGGGCGCCCGGCGAGCTTGGCGAGTAGCCAAGGTTGACCACTTGAAAACCGAAAGCCCCAACGCCGGCTGGCCGATGGCGGCGGCTGCCGGGGCGTTGGGGGTACAATTCGAGAAAATTGACCACTACCGGTTGGGCCGTATTGACCGGCCTATGACACCAGGGGTAATAGATGACTCTCTACGGTTAATCAACTCCGCCACCCTGGTTTGGTTCATCATTTGCTTCGCCATCGGAGGGGCGTATATTGCTCTCGCCAAGGCCTGAGGTCGCCGCGCTCAAATCCTGCTACCACGGAGGGCCGAATTATGCTGAGTTCGAGCGCCTTGGCATCCGTCCAGAAGAGGTCATCGATTTCAGTTCCAACTCAAACCCGTACCCCTTAATGTTAGAATTTTCTCTCGATGACGTGGTCATTGACCATTACCCCGATTCTGACTCAACAGACCTGCGTCGGCTTATAGCCGCGGAAAATGGCGTCAAACCAGAAAACGTCATCGTGGGCAGCGGCAGCACGGAGATTATCAGGCTAATCGCTCAAGCATATTTTAGTCAGAGCGACAGCGTATTGATTTGCAAGCCAACTTTCGGCGAATACGAAATCGCTTGCCGAATCGCTGGAGCCCAAGTTATCGACTTATGGGCAGAAGAACGCTTCGATTTTCGATTTGATGCCGGGCGCGTTGCAGCGCTGATTCAACACCTCCGAACAAAAGCGGTATTCATTTGTAATCCCAACAACCCAACAGGACAATATCTTTCGCTTTCAGAAATTGAACATATATTGGAAGTAAACCCTTCTTGCCTTTTGGTTCTTGATGAGGCATATATAGCGTTCACCAAAAACTCATGGAACTCCGTGGATTTGCATTCTAACACTAATCTGATAATCATACGCAGCATGACCAAAGACTACGCTTTAGCAGGCTTACGTCTAGGGTATGCTATCGCCGATGAGTTGATTATTGCCAATTTAGAAAAGGTTAAACCGCCGTGGAATGTAAATGCGATAGCCCAGCGCGCCGGAATTCAAGCACTGCGCGATAAAAGATATTTGAACAGGAGCGAGCGTTTGGTGAAGCGGGGGCGGGACTATCTGATTGATGAATTCTCTGCTCTGGGATTTCACATCGTCCCAACAATGACAAATTTCTTTCTTATGGAAGTTACGGACGCGAAAATATTCAGATCAGATTTATTGAAAAAAGGACTTATTGTACGCGACTGTGCCTCTTTTGGATTACCTCAGTATGTACGAATTGCTCCCCGAACTTTACCAGAGTGCCGAAGGCTAGTTCATGCGATTAAATCCAGGGATTGACATCATCCATCGAAAACGTTACAATAACTAACAATTGAATATGGGCTTACGGCGCTCGAATAGAGCTTAATTGGGAAGTCCGAGAGAATCGGACGCGGTCCCGCCGCTGTAACTGGTGACGAAACCGGCATTTAGCCACTGTCCCTAATCAGGATGGGAAGGCGCCGGGAATAGGCCTGAACCAGAAGCCAGAAGACCTGCCGTAGAAACAACGCCCTCGAGGAAGGGTTCGGGAGATGGTAAATCCCTGAACCGATGCAGGTTCGGGGATTTGTTTTTAGATTCCTCGGACTAGCATATGGTCCGGGGATTTTTATTTTACCAAAAATGAAAACCGCAGTCTTGATACAACCTGGAATCCTGAAAGTCCGCCGGACAAAACGCCCAGCTTGTCCTCAGCGAGGTCTTGTTGTTAAGGCCACCTGTTGCGCTATTTGTTCCAGCGATGCCCGCATGGTTTTAACCGGACATCAAGGATTAGTTTATCCTAGAGTCCCCGGCCACGAAATCGCCGGCGTTGTATGTGAGAGCAGGAACAGGGCATTTAACATTGGCGACCGCGTTCAAATCTATCCCGGCATCAATTGCGGGTATTGCGCGGCGTGTCTGCGAGGCGACACTCGAAGGTGTGCTTCCCTCAAAACCCTTGGGTTTTCAGAAGACGGCGGCTTTTCTGAATACCTGCCAGTGACAGATACTTCGGTTCTGTCCGGCGGGGTGAACTTGATCCCCCAAAATATCACTGATGAAGAAGCCGCCCTGACCGAACCACTCGCCAGCTGTATCAACGCACAGGAAAAAACCAGAGTAAAAAGAGGCGACACCGTATTGATCATTGGTGGAGGACCGTTAGGGTTATTGAATAGCTTCATAGCCCGGAAAATGGGCGCGGAGAAGGTGCTGATAAGTGAAAGGAACGAGAAACGTCTCGCTCTGGTTAAGGAGCATGGTCGAGCAGACAGAGTTATCGACGCCGGTCTGGAACGATTGCCAAAGATTGTCAGTGACGAGACCGGAGGCCAGGGAACCGACGTCGTGATTCTCGCATCAAACCATTCAAATATCTCAAACGTGCTTCCTCTTTTAACGGCCGGCGGGAGGCTGTCGTTATTCTCCAGCCTCTCGAGGGAGTCTGCAGCTACCTGGTTTGACGTCAATCACCTCCATTACCGGGAGTTAGAAGTCTCCGGGGCTTTCGGATCTACCGCCGCCCAGAATGCTGCCGCCCTCAAAATGATTGGGGAAGGCCTCCCGGTCGGGGCGTTAGTCACGAAACGGGTAGGTTTAGAAGAGATCATGGACGGAATTCGATATACAAGCGATTGCGAGGGTCTCAAAGCAGTGATCCACCACAGGCAATAGATTCACACGAGAGGAGACAACGAACAGATGGAACAACTACCCATTGAATCTACGAGAGAAAGGGGAACAATATGAAAGACAATCTTAAAGACTTCGGAGCGGGCGTAGCTATGCTTATCAGTAAAGGCAACCTGACACGGCAGAAAACAAAGGAAATGTTTGATCAACTGATGGCTAATACCCAGCCGGACCTGCAGCAGGGAGCGTTCCTAGCAGCTTTAACGGCAAAAGGTGAAACCGCAGAAGAGATTGCCGGAGCCTGGCAATCCATCTACGAAGGAGATACCGTTCGAGTCAGTTTAAAGACACCAAGACCTATCATCGACAATAGCGGTACCGGCATGGATAGCTTAAAGACTTTTAACGTCAGTACAGCGGCCGCGGTTATTGCCGCTGCGGGCGGCAATTATATGGCCCGGCATGGGGCCAGGGCATTGACTTCAACTTGCGGCACAATTGATATCTGCGAAGCTCTCGGCGTTGACGTTGAATGCGATATCGATGTGGTGAAGCAATCCATTGAAGCGACGGGAATCGGCGTTTTCAATGGTATGAGCGCAAAGGTCCATCCCCAGGCACTCTTTCGGATCCTATCTCAAATCAGGTTCGGCACTACGCTTAACATCTCGGCATCATTGTCCAACCCGGCGCTTCCACGCCATGGCGTCCGGGGTGTGTATACTCGAAGCCTAGTTGAACCGGTTGCCCGAGTCATGCGGGAGATCGGTTATAAAAGAGCTTTAGTATTCCATGGTTCCAATGGTTGCGGCCGGGGCATGGATGAAGTGTCTATATTCGGCGAGACATATGTCGCAGAACTTTTAGATACATCTGAAATCGTTACCTACACTATTACTCCAGAGGTCTTTGGTGTTAACAGCGCTACCGAATCCGACGTTTATCCGCTGCAAGATCGTCAGGCTGAG
This window contains:
- a CDS encoding peroxiredoxin family protein, with protein sequence MVQQVLNRCFAGLLCIVVLLAIPGCSSSTEAPAFTLENLTGKPVSLSDFIGKPLIINFWQLSCPPCIEELPYFQAVHERDDTGAAILTVAIRDSEAVLNSFMASNTYSFTVLRDVNASVAEKYGIRYTPTTVFIDSKGQIVKIKTGAFHSANELAQAIGKID
- a CDS encoding cytochrome c biogenesis CcdA family protein, translating into MENVDILTALGGGILSFLSPCVLPMVPVYLSALAGTDFLDPEKVSSIKRSRFFLHSLSFVLGFTVIFAGLGALAGLTGTFISPDSVAVRWGTGSILVLLGISMLLAARFPQLNFEKRLHFPAVKEGYARSFLTGAAFTFALTPCVSPILGSILTLSLASETVWQGSSLLLVYSLGLGIPFLIIGLALGSALPILRRIIRFTIWFYILGGIALITVGALILTGNLNLITI
- a CDS encoding radical SAM protein, translating into MDIHIWTKCTLDCRACYTNWELYDFSLYDDATTEIMNRERQTPPDKFLTYDEVINLLTPLKIKYAVFMGTEAALDPELPRLTKELHEKWHSYNILLTNGIVMPDLTDIDQVIFSIKAFSEDIYRKYTGRNNKSALKNFAEIARMGKNLHAEVVLIPELIEAEEIEKVAEFVASIDPNIPFRIDAYFPVPECPWRAASNAEVEYAAELAKKHMKQVTILTLDMKRIGDKAVRIF
- a CDS encoding ABC transporter substrate-binding protein, producing MFMGKIFSKRLKEKRIRVGLILISIILALGILPGCAEPGSATTPSTTPATQEPAVVYPLTIKDGTRDSKGVTVGREMTFTSAPQRIVSLAPSNTEIVYALGLGDKLVGNTTYCDYPEAAKSVAKVGGYSTAEVEKIVALKPDLILAANIHAAKVVPQLISLNLPVFVVDPRSLQDVLDSITLVGKVTNVQAKAANVVKTMNDRINAVKAKTATLPDAERVRTLMLIWHDPPMTVGPNTFMFELIQLAGGTSVSKGMADGFPTMGLESIISADPQVVITTGMGGAENLTLQYIKNEPRLKDIPARKDGRVYEVNQDWTNRMGPRVVDGLEAMAKLIHPELFK
- a CDS encoding FecCD family ABC transporter permease, with product MVSSESAGIKEKINSPTLAVKWRTRLISMGILLGGLLLLAAFATTIGSVKIPLGTTFGILLDKLPFINIDQTWSDSTATIISQIRLPRVILAGVVGIALSVAGATYQGLFRNPLADPYLIGVAQGAALGAAVGFVIPTVFPGLEFSIVPIFAALGALITVLIVYTLARVGAAIPVTTLILAGVAVGSLLMALVSYVITISGDKIQGIVFWMMGSFSLSQWSEVQIALPVVITGSAFIFLFARSLNIIQLGEDQAKQLGVDVEKLKLLLLTAATLITAAAVSFVGIIGFVGIIIPHAVRLIWGADYRFLLPFSALVGAIFLITTDIISRTIAPSEIPIGIITALCGAPFFLYLLRKRTQVLF
- a CDS encoding ABC transporter ATP-binding protein is translated as MKTLEAHNLTLAYGTKEVVHNMSFQAVPGEMVGLVGPNGSGKSTIIKALCRVLNPREGWVKANGHDIAKMHRREMAKLISVVPQTPVLPSAFTAFEIVLMGRNPHLGTFQYESSRDLSIAWQAMERCGVQQFADRRISELSGGEIQSVVIARALAQETECILLDEPTANLDIGRQIEVLDLLKEECHRRNLTVIAAIHDLNLAAHYCEKLVLIKKGTLFAFGTPQEVITTDNICQVYGQGSYVHTHPLSGLPAVLPKVSNLKDNNKCAI
- a CDS encoding adenosylcobinamide amidohydrolase, translated to MTSENQNEIIGCFHGITAEIIHHHAWGVSSNALLLHLPEPARTLSGLQGYRKVSVVANYHIPQPLWTKLHDPAADWRGYFRQVLKANSCGNNLSLDNATILSTGVTMEHLAWSEATDGDLWALAFVTAGVEGNALRVGVDCGRHHNPVSTINTIVFCSTELTQAAMAASFITITEAKVVALEDLGIRSSYTPTLQATGTGTDQIVTVSGKTEKCTYVSGHTKIGALMARAVTAATKEAIAKRRKALCS
- the cbiB gene encoding adenosylcobinamide-phosphate synthase CbiB, giving the protein MDIILILLVALLVEFAIGDPPNAIHPTAWFGKVIYLFERFGLRGGKTYQFVYGTAATLLLAAVVAAAAWLLADWLRDINYALYIIASGVLLKMTFSFVYLRKTALHIKRLIENDETLDKARFELRALVSRDTSKLPRPYLVSATVESVSESLCDSLVSPLFFFVVGSLFGTFGLAAAFGFRVVSTFDSMIGYHGKYEYFGKFPARLDDVLNYIPARLSALVIIAGAWLTKMGARRAWRVAKVDHLKTESPNAGWPMAAAAGALGVQFEKIDHYRLGRIDRPMTPGVIDDSLRLINSATLVWFIICFAIGGAYIALAKA
- a CDS encoding pyridoxal phosphate-dependent aminotransferase, encoding MLSPRPEVAALKSCYHGGPNYAEFERLGIRPEEVIDFSSNSNPYPLMLEFSLDDVVIDHYPDSDSTDLRRLIAAENGVKPENVIVGSGSTEIIRLIAQAYFSQSDSVLICKPTFGEYEIACRIAGAQVIDLWAEERFDFRFDAGRVAALIQHLRTKAVFICNPNNPTGQYLSLSEIEHILEVNPSCLLVLDEAYIAFTKNSWNSVDLHSNTNLIIIRSMTKDYALAGLRLGYAIADELIIANLEKVKPPWNVNAIAQRAGIQALRDKRYLNRSERLVKRGRDYLIDEFSALGFHIVPTMTNFFLMEVTDAKIFRSDLLKKGLIVRDCASFGLPQYVRIAPRTLPECRRLVHAIKSRD
- a CDS encoding alcohol dehydrogenase catalytic domain-containing protein → MKTAVLIQPGILKVRRTKRPACPQRGLVVKATCCAICSSDARMVLTGHQGLVYPRVPGHEIAGVVCESRNRAFNIGDRVQIYPGINCGYCAACLRGDTRRCASLKTLGFSEDGGFSEYLPVTDTSVLSGGVNLIPQNITDEEAALTEPLASCINAQEKTRVKRGDTVLIIGGGPLGLLNSFIARKMGAEKVLISERNEKRLALVKEHGRADRVIDAGLERLPKIVSDETGGQGTDVVILASNHSNISNVLPLLTAGGRLSLFSSLSRESAATWFDVNHLHYRELEVSGAFGSTAAQNAAALKMIGEGLPVGALVTKRVGLEEIMDGIRYTSDCEGLKAVIHHRQ
- the trpD gene encoding anthranilate phosphoribosyltransferase, which codes for MKDNLKDFGAGVAMLISKGNLTRQKTKEMFDQLMANTQPDLQQGAFLAALTAKGETAEEIAGAWQSIYEGDTVRVSLKTPRPIIDNSGTGMDSLKTFNVSTAAAVIAAAGGNYMARHGARALTSTCGTIDICEALGVDVECDIDVVKQSIEATGIGVFNGMSAKVHPQALFRILSQIRFGTTLNISASLSNPALPRHGVRGVYTRSLVEPVARVMREIGYKRALVFHGSNGCGRGMDEVSIFGETYVAELLDTSEIVTYTITPEVFGVNSATESDVYPLQDRQAEARRLVEILAGKRTTSDYQMVCANAAPIFCVGGQVNDIAHGYRLAQDIVQSGKAIKKLRDWVASQNTEPESGLGRLDEIISSIQTVKSKS